From Camarhynchus parvulus chromosome 22, STF_HiC, whole genome shotgun sequence, a single genomic window includes:
- the PURB gene encoding LOW QUALITY PROTEIN: transcriptional activator protein Pur-beta (The sequence of the model RefSeq protein was modified relative to this genomic sequence to represent the inferred CDS: inserted 1 base in 1 codon): MADGDSGSERGGGGGFGTARGGAGGAGPAXGPGGGGAAGPEQETQELASKRLDIQNKRFYLDVKQNAKGRFLKIAEVGAGGSKSRLTLSMAVAAEFRDYLGDFIEHYAQLGPSSPEQLAQAAGPPGEDGAGPRRALKSEFLVRENRKYYLDLKENQRGRFLRIRQTVNRGPGGPGGFAGGPPGLQSGQTIALPAQGLIEFRDALAKLIDDYGGEEDELGGPGGGGPGGGGLYGELPEGTSITVDSKRFFFDVGCNKYGVFLRVSEVKPSYRNAITVPYKAWAKFGGAFCRYAEEMRDIQERQRDKLYDRRAGPPGPGSGSGAGDDSDGDDVDDD, from the exons ATGGCGGACGGGGACAGCGGCAgcgagcgcggcggcggcggcgggttCGGGACcgcccgcggcggggcggggggggccggcccgg cggggcccggcggcggcggcgcggccggcCCCGAGCAGGAGACGCAGGAGCTGGCGTCCAAGCGGCTGGACATCCAGAACAAGCGCTTCTACCTGGACGTGAAGCAGAACGCCAAGGGCCGCTTCCTCAAGATCGCCGAGGTGGGCGCGGGGGGCTCCAAGAGCCGCCTCACGCTCTCCATGGCCGTGGCCGCCGAGTTCCGCGACTACCTGGGCGACTTCATCGAGCACTACGCGCAGCTGGGCCCGTCCAGCCCCGAGCAGCTGGCCCaggccgcggggccgccgggcGAGGACggcgccgggccccgccgcgccctCAAGAGCGAGTTCCTGGTGCGGGAGAACCGCAAGTACTACCTGGACCTCAAGGAGAACCAGCGCGGGCGCTTCCTGCGCATCCGCCAGACCGTGAaccgcggccccggcggcccGGGGGGGTTCGCGGGAGGCCCCCCCGGGCTGCAGAGCGGCCAGACCATCGCGCTGCCCGCCCAGGGCCTCATCGAGTTCCGCGACGCCCTGGCCAAGCTCATCGACGACTACGGCGGCGAGGAGGACGAGCtgggcggccccggcggcggcggcccgggcGGCGGGGGTCTCTACGGGGAGCTGCCTGAGGGCACGTCCATCACCGTGGACTCCAAGCGCTTCTTCTTCGACGTGGGCTGCAACAAGTACGGGGTGTTCCTGCGGGTCAGCGAGGTGAAGCCGTCCTACCGCAACGCCATCACCGTCCCCTACAAGGCCTGGGCCAAGTTCGGCGGCGCCTTCTGCCGCTACGCCGAGGAGATGCGCGACATCCAGGAGCGCCAGCGGGACAAGCTCTACGACCGGCGCGCCGGCCCGCCGGGAcccggcagcggcagcggcgccGGTGACGACTCCGACGGCGACGACGTGGACGACGACTGA
- the LOC115912541 gene encoding cytochrome c oxidase subunit 5B, mitochondrial, translating into MASRLLRVSAALRLLPAASARAAPARQLGVPGNLASDEEQATGMERKVMEAMNKGLDPYGMFRPKRYAGTKEDPNLVPSVSNKRIVGCVCEEDNSYVVWFWLHKGEAQRCPSCGAHYKLIPHELPH; encoded by the exons ATGGCCTCAAGGTTACTGCGGGTGAGCGCGGCCCTGCGGCTCCTGCCCGCGGCCTccgcccgcgccgcgcccgcccgccaGCTCGGCGTGCCCG GGAACCTGGCCAGCGATGAGGAGCAGGCGACCGGGATGGAGCGGAAGGTGATGGAGGCCATGAACAAGGGGCTG GACCCGTACGGCATGTTCCGGCCCAAGCGCTACGCGGGCACCAAGGAGGATCCCAACCTCGTGCCCTCCGTGTCCAACAAGCGCATCGTGGGCTGCgtct GTGAGGAGGACAACAGCTACGTGGTTTGGTTCTGGCTGCACAAGGGCGAGGCCCAGCGCTGCCCCTCCTGCGGCGCCCACTACAAACTGATCCCCCACGAGCTGCCCCActga